ACTTCGACCACCACCGTATTGCTACGGCCGTGGCTGAAGCTCTGCTTCACCTTGCCGGTCTCGACCGTGCGCTTCAGCCCCAAGGGTGCGCGCATTCCGAGTTTCGGCTTGTCGTTGTCGGTGTCGCTCATGCGCTCGCTCAAATTCCTGTGCTCGCCGAACCCGCGGTCGGGTCGGCCGTAATGTCGGGTGCCGATGGCCCTCGCGCGTCATCGGCGCAAGGTTCAGCGGCACGTTCGGGTCCGATAAAATGCAGCCAGCGGGTCAGCGCGTCGCGCACCCGCTTGGCCGCCTGGGCGTCCGTCAGGCCAGCATGTACCACGCGGCCCAATGCCACGGACAATGTGGTGCGTGTCACCGGCAAAACCAAGCCCTTGAGGGTCGAGCCTTCGCGATCCGACCCTACGCGCCACGCCTGTGCCAGCTTGGCCGCCCCATCGGGGCGCGCGTCGTGCGCGTGGAGCAGGAGGTGCAGCTGGCCGCTGTGCTGCGGTTTCGATGCGTTCGGCACCGATCAGCAGATGTCCTGCCTTTGCCTCCAGCCCCAGCCGGTCCAGCGCCGCGCGTTCGAGCTGGGTCGCGATTCGCGCCGGAAGATCGGTCGGGATCGACAGGGGCGCGCCCTTGAAGGCCCGCGCGCGCGAAAGCTTGCCATTGGCGATGGCCGTTTCCAGTTCGGCGCGCGTCACCCCGATCCACGCGCCACGGCCGGGGGCCTTGGCACGCACGTCGGGGGACGTCACCGTCGGGGGAAAGGGCATCAGCCCCTCGCGCGGCCCGGAGTCGCGCGAGAGGATGCAGGTGCGGTCGTTCATGCCGCACCTCCCAATCGTAATTCGTCGTTCCCGCGAAGGGGCGCTCCGCAAAGTAGCACTTGCGGAGACCGCGAGGGCGGGCATCAATTCTGGCAGACGTTGCGGCTCCTCGCCATTCAGCCAGAATTTACCCCCGCCTGCGCGGGGGCGACGACCTTTTGTGCTGGTCAGCCGACCCGTATCATTGCTCGGATTCCCGCATCAGCGTCCTCCTGAGCCGGCTCTTCGTCCGCGAACCAGTGGGCGCGGGCGGCCATGATGATCTCGTTACCCTGCTCTTCCGACAGACCGTACTGGCCAGAACGCCGCCCTTGTCGCCTTCGCGCTGCGGTGCCGGCTTGTCGGCATCGTTGCGGCGGCGCGGTTCCTGGCGCTTCTTCGCGATCAGTTCGTCGGTCGCCAGGTCGGCAAGGTCGTCGAGCGTCTTGATCCCCGCCTTGCCGAGCGTGACCAGCATCGCTTCGGTCAGATACGGCATCTCGGCCAGCGCGTCCTCGACGCCCAGGGCGCGGCGCTCTTCGCGCTGCGCGGTCTCGCGCCGCTCGAGCGCTTCGGCGGCGCGGCTCTGGAGCTCCTGCGCCAGATCCTCGTCGAAGCCCTCGATGCTCGCCAGTTCGTCGAGCTCGACATAAGCGACCTCTTCCAGCGCGCCGAAGCCTTCGGCGACGAGCAGCTGCGCCAGCGTCTCGTCGACGTCGAGCTCGTTCTGGAACATCTCGCTGTTGGCCACGAATTCCTGCTGCCGCTTCTCGCTCGAATCGGTCTCGGTCAGGATGTCGATCGCCTTGCCGGTCAGCTGGCTGGCCAGACGCACGTTCTGGCCGCGACGGCCGATGGCGAGGCTGAGCTGATCGTCGGGAACGACGACCTCGATGCGGTCCTCTTCCTCGTCGATGACGACGCGGGCGACGTTCGCCGGCTGCAGCGCGTTGACGACGAAGGTCGCGGTGTCGGGCGACCAGGGGATGATGTCGATCTTCTCACCCTGCATTTCCTGGACGACCGCCTGCACGCGGCTGCCCTTCATGCCGACGCAGGCGCCGACCGGATCGATGCCCGAATCATGGCTGATGACGCCGATCTTGGCGCGGCTGCCCGGGTCGCGCGCGGCGGCCTTGATCTCGATGATGCCGTCGTAGATTTCGGGCACTTCCTGCGCGAACAGCTTCTTCATGAAGTCCGGATGCGCGCGGCTGAGGAAGATCTGCGGCCCGCGGTTCTCACGGCGGACGTTCAGGATGATCGAACGGACGCGGTCGCCGACGCGGACCAGTTCGCGCGGGATCTGCTGGTCGCGGCGGATGACGCCTTCGGCGCGGCCCAGATCAACGACGATGTGACCGAATTCGACGCGCTTGGCGACGCCGATGATGATCTCGCCCTGGCGATCCTTGAATTCTTCATACTGGCGCTCGCGCTCGGCATCGCGGACCTTCTGGAAGATGATCTGCTTCGATGCCTGCGCCTGGATGCGGCCGAATTCGATCGGGGGCAGCGGATCGACGATGAAGTCGCCGACCTGGGCGTCCTTCTGCAACTTCTGCGCGCCCTTCAGGTCGACCTGCTTGAAATAGTCGTCGACCTGCTCGACCACCTCGACGACGCGCCACAGACGCAGATCGCCGGTGTTCGGATCGAGCTTTGCGCGGATGTCGTTTTCCGAGCCATAGCGGTTCTTGGCCGCGCGCTGGATCGCGTCCTCCATCGCCTCGATGACGATGGCCTTGTCGATCAGCTTTTCCTTCGCAACCGAATCGGCGATCGCGATCAGTTCGGCGCGGTTTGCGGTGATGCCGCCGGACGGGGACGAGGCCATTGCGCTTATTCCTCAGTTTCGATGATCTTGTCGGCGCCCTGCGTCGACAATGGTGCGGTTGCGGCGATCAGCTTGTCGGTGATGACGAGCTTCGCGTCGGAAATTTGGGCAAAGGGGACGGTCATCGGCTGATGGCCGCGGACGTCGACGGTGACGGTGTCGCCTTCGATGCCGGCGAGCGTGCCGTTCAGTTGCTTGCGCCCGTCGATCTTCTCCGCAAGCGTCACGCGCGCTTCATGCCCCGCCCAGTCGGCATAGTCCTTCAGGCGGGTCAGCGGACGGTCGATGCCGGGCGACGACACTTCCAGGCGATAGGCGTAATCGATCGGATCCTTGCCCGCTTCCTCCAGCGCGTCGAACACGTCGGAGATACGGCGCGACAGGTCGGCACAGTCGTCGATCGTCAGCTGACGCGTGTCGGGCCGTTCGGCCATGACCTGCAGCGTCGGGTCGGACTGGCCGCCGAACATCTTCACGCGCACGAGGTCCAGCCCCAAAGCCTTCGCTTCGGGTTCGATGAGCGCGGTCAGATGCGCGATGTCGGCCAAACGCCAGTCTCCAGATACGAACATGCAACCTCGCTGCCGGCCCCGGTGGGACCAGCCTCGGCATGTATGACGATGTCGAGAAGGCATGCGGGATATAGAGCGAAGCGGGCGTGCGCGCAAGCGGCGTGGACGATTAGCGCGGCTTTAACCCACTTTGTGCCAGGATCAGTCCATCCGTTGGAGAAGCGCATCATGTACGAAGGCAAGATCGTCGCCGAAGCCGCCGTTGCGATGCCGCGGGACGTACGCCGTACCCTGGGCCGGCCCGACCGCGACCAAGGCAGCGCGGCGCTCGGTCTGGCGGTGCTGGTGATCGGGCTCCCGTTGCTCGCGGTGCGCATGTTTGTCTGGGCGGTGATAACCGACCTGCGCAAGCTCGGCCGCCTGGCCGGCGTCATCGGTGCGGCCGTGCGCGACGCGCGGCGATAGCGTAACACGCGAAACCTCGATCCGACTTGGGCGTTGCCGTGGAACATTTTCCCGGGAACATCTTCATGCGTCTCACCGCCATCCTGCTTGCCACGACTCTCATCGCCTGCACCGAAACGACCCCCGGCAATGCGCAGAATGCCGCTGCGCCGACCCCGGCAGGGCAGGGTACCGCGACCGCGGGGCTTCCGTTCGCCGTTACCGAGGTCGCCGATCTGACCTCCCCCTGGGCGATGGCCTTTCTTCCCGACGGGCGATTGCTGGTGACCGAAAAGGCCGGCGAGATGCTGCTGCTGTCGGGCGACGGCAGGCAGAAGCGCACCATCGCGACGATCCCGGTCGACAGTGCCGGCCAGGGCGGATTGATGGACGTCGTTCTTGCGCCGGGCTTCGCGCGGAACCGGCAGGTCTATTTCAGCTATTCGACCGCCGGCGCCGGCGGCAAGGGCGTGGTACTGGCGCGCGGCGTGCTGTCGGGCGCAGCCGGAGCGGAACAGTTGACCGGTATCACCGAGTTGTTCCGCGCGACGCCGTTCGTCGAGGGTAATGGCCATTATTCCGGCCGCATCGCCTTTGCCCCCGATGGCCGGCACCTGTTCTTCACCAATGGCGAGCGGCAGAAGTTCACCCCTGCGCAAGACCCGAAGGCGACACTGGGCAAAGTGCTGCGGCTGACACTTGACGGAAAGCCCGCGGGCGATCCGGGCCTGACCGCCAAGGGCTTCCATCCGGCCGTCTGGTCCTATGGCCACCGCAATCTGCTGGGCATCGCGTTCGACCGCGCGGGCAATCTGTGGGAGCAGGAGATGGGGCCGGAGGGCGGCGACGAGGTCAATCTGATCCTGCCCGGCCGCAACTATGGCTATCCCAAGGTGTCGAACGGCCGCAACTATGGTGCTGCGACCGACGACATCCCCGATCACGCGCCCGGCGACGGGTTCGAAGCGCCCAAGGTCTGGTGGACACCCGTCATCTCGCCGGCCGGACTGCTCGTCTATACCGGTGCGATGTTCCCCGAGTGGCAGGGCGATCTCTTCATCGGCGGTCTGTCGTCGAAGGCGCTGATCCGGGTCGATGTGAACGGGACCTCCGCGACCAAGGGTGACCAGTGGCCAATGGGCACCCGCATCCGCGATGTCGATCAGGGGCCGGACGGTGCGATCTGGCTGTTGGAGGACGGGCAGCGTGGCAGCAACGGTCGCGTCATCAAGCTTACGAAGCGATGAAAAGCGGCAGGGCGTTCGGGCCCATCGGCCCTCCCGCGAAGGTGGGAGCACGCAGCCACGAGCAGCCGGCCCGACACACCTAGGCTCCCGCCTTGCGGGAACACGGCGGAGTGGAGACCAATTCAATCCGTTCGTGCTGAGCTTGTCGAACCACCGTTCTTCGTGCCGCCGGCGATGCGCGGGCGTAATGTGGAACAGGGACAGTGGTTCGACTTCGCTCGGCACCCAACGACGGAAGCGTAACGGTCATGGCCCCGCCGCGGCGAAGCCGCGTCGTCGGTCGTCGCTTAGGCGACGCCGGCCGTGGGTCGGGCCGTGACGCGGAATAGCTGCGCTATTCCGCTGCCCTCCCCTTGAATCCCTGTGCCACGACATACCATTCGCTCGACCCCTTCCGGCTGGCCGGGGGCTTGGCATGTTTCACGCTCGTAAAATTGCGCTTCATCTCGGCCACCAGCGCCGAATCCGCGCCGCCTGCGAACACCTTCGCAACGAAGGTGCCGCCCTTCTCCAGCACGTCGATCGCGAAGGCGACCGCGGTTTCGACCAGGGCCATGGTGCGCAATGCATCGGTCTGGGGATGGCCGACGGTGTTCGCCGCCATGTCGGAGATGACCAGGTCCGGCGCGCCGCCCAATGCCTCGATCAGCACGTCGGGCGCCTTGTCGTCCATGAAGTCCATCTGGAAGATGGTGACGCCGTCGATCGGGTCGACCGGCAACAGATCGATGCCGACGATCGCGGCCTTGGGGCAGTATTTGCGTACGACCTGCGCCCATCCACCCGGCGCGATGCCCAGGTCGACGACCCGCTTCGCCCCGCGCAGGATCGTGAATCGCTCGTCGAGTTCGGTCAGCTTGTACGCCGCGCGGCTGCGATAGCCTTCCGCCTTCGCGCGCTTCACGTACGGGTCGTTCAGCTGCCGCTCGAGCCAGCGGGTCGATTGGGCTGTCCGTCCGCGCGCGGTCTTGACGCGGGTCCGCCCGCCGCTGCCGCCCCGGCTCACTGGCGGGTCCCCATCAGGCGGCGCAGGATGCCTTCGCGAATGCCGCGGTCGGCGATGCCGAGTTGTTCGGCGGGCCAGATGTCCAGAATTTCCTCCAGGATGGCGCAGCCCGCGACGACCAGGTCGGCGCGTTCGGGGCCGATGCACGGCACCTTGGCGCGGCCGGCGACGTCCAGGCTGGCGATGTGTCGGCTGACGTCGCGCAT
The nucleotide sequence above comes from Roseomonas aeriglobus. Encoded proteins:
- the rimP gene encoding ribosome maturation protein RimP: MFVSGDWRLADIAHLTALIEPEAKALGLDLVRVKMFGGQSDPTLQVMAERPDTRQLTIDDCADLSRRISDVFDALEEAGKDPIDYAYRLEVSSPGIDRPLTRLKDYADWAGHEARVTLAEKIDGRKQLNGTLAGIEGDTVTVDVRGHQPMTVPFAQISDAKLVITDKLIAATAPLSTQGADKIIETEE
- a CDS encoding IF-2-associated domain-containing protein, giving the protein MSDTDNDKPKLGMRAPLGLKRTVETGKVKQSFSHGRSNTVVVEV
- the nusA gene encoding transcription termination/antitermination protein NusA, translated to MASSPSGGITANRAELIAIADSVAKEKLIDKAIVIEAMEDAIQRAAKNRYGSENDIRAKLDPNTGDLRLWRVVEVVEQVDDYFKQVDLKGAQKLQKDAQVGDFIVDPLPPIEFGRIQAQASKQIIFQKVRDAERERQYEEFKDRQGEIIIGVAKRVEFGHIVVDLGRAEGVIRRDQQIPRELVRVGDRVRSIILNVRRENRGPQIFLSRAHPDFMKKLFAQEVPEIYDGIIEIKAAARDPGSRAKIGVISHDSGIDPVGACVGMKGSRVQAVVQEMQGEKIDIIPWSPDTATFVVNALQPANVARVVIDEEEDRIEVVVPDDQLSLAIGRRGQNVRLASQLTGKAIDILTETDSSEKRQQEFVANSEMFQNELDVDETLAQLLVAEGFGALEEVAYVELDELASIEGFDEDLAQELQSRAAEALERRETAQREERRALGVEDALAEMPYLTEAMLVTLGKAGIKTLDDLADLATDELIAKKRQEPRRRNDADKPAPQREGDKGGVLASTVCRKSRVTRSSWPPAPTGSRTKSRLRRTLMRESEQ
- a CDS encoding DUF448 domain-containing protein — encoded protein: MNDRTCILSRDSGPREGLMPFPPTVTSPDVRAKAPGRGAWIGVTRAELETAIANGKLSRARAFKGAPLSIPTDLPARIATQLERAALDRLGLEAKAGHLLIGAERIETAAQRPAAPPAPRARRAPRWGGQAGTGVARRVGSRRLDPQGLGFAGDTHHIVRGIGPRGTCWPDGRPGGQAGARRADPLAAFYRTRTCR
- a CDS encoding RlmE family RNA methyltransferase, with the protein product MSRGGSGGRTRVKTARGRTAQSTRWLERQLNDPYVKRAKAEGYRSRAAYKLTELDERFTILRGAKRVVDLGIAPGGWAQVVRKYCPKAAIVGIDLLPVDPIDGVTIFQMDFMDDKAPDVLIEALGGAPDLVISDMAANTVGHPQTDALRTMALVETAVAFAIDVLEKGGTFVAKVFAGGADSALVAEMKRNFTSVKHAKPPASRKGSSEWYVVAQGFKGRAAE
- a CDS encoding PQQ-dependent sugar dehydrogenase — encoded protein: MRLTAILLATTLIACTETTPGNAQNAAAPTPAGQGTATAGLPFAVTEVADLTSPWAMAFLPDGRLLVTEKAGEMLLLSGDGRQKRTIATIPVDSAGQGGLMDVVLAPGFARNRQVYFSYSTAGAGGKGVVLARGVLSGAAGAEQLTGITELFRATPFVEGNGHYSGRIAFAPDGRHLFFTNGERQKFTPAQDPKATLGKVLRLTLDGKPAGDPGLTAKGFHPAVWSYGHRNLLGIAFDRAGNLWEQEMGPEGGDEVNLILPGRNYGYPKVSNGRNYGAATDDIPDHAPGDGFEAPKVWWTPVISPAGLLVYTGAMFPEWQGDLFIGGLSSKALIRVDVNGTSATKGDQWPMGTRIRDVDQGPDGAIWLLEDGQRGSNGRVIKLTKR